GTCGAGCGCGCGGAGGGCGTCGACGTCGTCGTACGGCGTCTTCCGCCCCTTCCGGGCCGCGTCGATCTGCGCGGCGGCCGCGGTCTCGTCCCTGACGCGCCAGAACTCGGTGGGGTCCACGCCGTAGCGCTCGCAGATGTCGGTCAGGGTCGCGGGGTCGACGCCGACGGCCACGTCGTCGACGTGAGCTAGGTCCGGGTCCTCGACGCCGAGACTCACGAACGCGTCCCAGGCGGCCTCGCGGAGCGTGTCGAACGGCGTCCGCCCGACCAACACCCCGTCGTTGTCGAGGACGATGGCGTCGTACACGCCTCTCCCTGCGTCGGTAGCGGGCAAAAAGGTTTCACACGCCGAGGGGCCGGCGTCTCAGACGCCGAACAGCCGAAGGCTCACAGCCCGAACAACCGGAGGAACAGCCCGGCGAGCAGCGCGAGCGTCCCGACGATCACGCCGATGAAGGGGATCGGAACGGGGAGCGGGACCACGATCAGCGCGACGCCGAGGGCGATCAGCGCGGTCGAAATCTTCACGGATGACCTCCGTCCGCGACGCGGAAATACCTTCAGGCGGATTCCGACCGCCGGATGACGAGTCCGGGCGGACGCGACGACCCCCGCACTTTCAATACCCGTCCCGTCGAAGACTCAGATTGGATCATGAACATCTCTGATATCGCAGTGTCGGAATACGTCGAGGTCGACGTCGATGAGCGGCTCGCCAAGGTCCGTTCTATCTTCGAGCGAGAGAACCCGAAGGGGATCGTCGTCGTCGAGGACGGCGAGTACGCCGGGGTCGTCGGAGAGAAACAGCTCATGCGTTCGCGCATGGAGGACGACACGAAGGTGTCGGCGGTGATGAAGCCGGCGCCCTCGGTCGACCGCCACGAGGACGTCCGCGAGACCGCCCGGCTCCTCGTCGAGGGCGACGTGAAGATCGCGCCCGTCTACGAGGGCGAGAAGCTCTACGGCATCGTCACCGTCGACCAGATCCTCCATGCCGTCCTCGACAGCCTCGACGCGATCACCGTCGGCCAGATCGCAACCGAGGACGTGATCGGCATCGGTGAGACCGAGAGCGTCGGCCGCGCGATCAACCGGCTCCGCGAGAACGGCGTCTCCCGGCTCCCGGTGTTAGACGAGGACGGCGACCTCGTGGGCGTCGTCACCACGAACGACATCGTGGAGTTCGTCGTCCGCGACCACGAGCGACAGGGCAGCGGCGACCGCGCCGGCGACATCGACCGGATGCTCGACATCCCCGTCTACGACATCATGTCGAATCCGGTCGTCACGGCGACGAGCGAGGAGACCGCGCAGGCGGTCGTCGAGCGCATGTTCGACAACGAGGTGTCCGGGCTGGTCGTCACGCCGAAGGGCGCCGACACCGTCGCCGGAATCGTGACGAAGACCGACGTGTTGCGCGCGCTCACGTTCACCGAGCAGGACTCGATGGACGTCCAGATCACCAACGTCGACCTGCTGGACACGACCTCCCGCGAACACATCGTCGAGTCCATCGAGCAGGTCGCGGACAAGTACGCGGACATGCACGTCATCCACGCGCACGTCCGCCTCCACGCCCACAAGGAGAAGCTCCGCGGCACGCCCCTGATCCAGTGTCAGATCCGCCTCCGCACCAACGAGGGGCAGGTCGGCGGCTCCGGCGAGGGGTACGGCGCCGAGCACGCGTTCCACGTCGCGCTCGATAAGCTGGAGCGTAACGTCCTCGAAATCAAGGGCGTCAACGCCGACGAGGAGTACCGCGGCCAGCTCCTCCGGAAGCTCGGCCAGCTGTGAGCCGATAGGCGACCCGACGCGCGGGTGAACATCGAGTCCGGGATCGGCGTTCGGCCGCCGACTCGGGCCGCACTCGTCCGCCGACCCTGACCGACTCCGGCTGTATTTTCGTCGCTTCAACCGTTCCGTCGACCGACCGTTTTCGATGCGCTTCCGCGGCCGACCGTTTTCGACGCGCTTCCGCGGCCGACCGCCGCGTCACTACCCGTCTGCGCCTTCCGCGAGCCCGTCGGCCACGATCCGGAACGTCGCGGTGTCGCCCGCGGGCTTCGAGCGGTGCTTTTCGAGGGTGGCCCGGCGGTTCCCGCCGCGGAACCGGTCGACGCGGACGATTGCGCCGGTCCAGTGGCTGAGGGTGTTGCCGCCGAGCGCGCGGTCGCGGTCGCCGTCGGGGTCCGTGAACACCTGATTCGTGATCACCACGGCGATGTCGTGCCGCCGAGCCAAAGAGAGGAGGTGCGTCACCTGCTTGGCGACCTTCCGCAGCGACTCGCCGCCCTCGGTGTCGCCCGCCCGCTCCAGCCGGTAGAAGCCCGTCGCGGAGTCCAACACGATCAGCTCCACCTCCTCCGCCAGCTCCTCGGCGTCGCGGACCGCCTCGCGCTGGTCGTCGAAGTCGTACGCCTCCGAGATGACGAGCCGCGAGGCGAGCGCCTCGAGGGCCTCGTCGCCGTCGCTCCGGTCGAGCCGCCCCTCGGCCATCTGCTCGAACCGGTCGATCGAGAGCCCCTCGGTGTCGATGTAGAGGGCGCGGTCGCCGCCGGCCGCGACCTCGACCGCCGCGGCGAGCGCGAGGTTCGTCTTCCCCGCCGCCGGCGGGCCGTACACCTGCGTGACGACGCCGCGCTCGAAGCCGCCGCCCAACAGCTCGTCGACCGGACGGCAGCCGGTCGGGATCGGATCGGTCACTAGGGAGCGTTTCGCCCGCGCTCGTATTTAAATGGTCGATCGCGGCGGGAACGAGCCGGTACGCGCCCCTCGGCGGCGAGCGGCGGTCGACCCTCGGAGAACGGCGTCGCTCGTCGAGCTGTAATAAGTGTGAGAGAAACGGAGATAGGCGTCGATCGCGTCGAGCGACGGCCGAAATCCGGTAGTGCGTGCGGACGCGTCGTCCGCGATTCGGGGGTTAGTTGCGGACGAGGTTCGTCGCGCGCGGTCCCTTGGGGGACGATTCGATGTCGAATTCCACTTCCTGACCCTCCTCGAGGTCCGGGCCGCCGACGTCTTCCATGTGGAAGAACACGTCTTCGTCGTCGTCGAGGTCGCCGTCGTCAGTCGAGATGAAACCGTAGCCGCCAGTGTCGTTGAAGAAATCAACCTTACCGTTTGCCATTGCGAATACACGTACAACCCGTTCGGGCATAACCCTTGCGAGGGCCACGGTACCACGGGGGTTTCGGACGTTCGTCCATCGAACTGATTCCGCGTGTCGAGACGGTTCACGACCGCTGGAGCCGCTCTCCCGGCGCTCCCGGTCGTGTTCACCGCGTGCCATCAGCCGCGGGGTTCATTTACGCGCGACCACGTAGGTCGGACAACGACATGGACCGCCGCCACTTCCTCCGCTCGCTCGCTGCCACCGGCGCCGCTGCCGGCGCGACCGCCACCGCCGGCTGCGCCGGCGTCCTCGGCGATTCCGGCGGTGCCGACGACTCTCCCGATTCCGGCGGCGCCGACGACTCCCCCGACTCCGGCGGCGCGGGCGCGAACGAGACCATCCTCGGCCCGCCCGAACAGACCCGCGGCGATCCGGTCCACCCGATCCGAGGCGACGAGATGCCCGAGTTCAGCGTCCCCGACCCGATCTCGGGAGAGGAGATATCGACGGCGGAGTTCGAGGGCGAGCGCGCGTTCCTGTGGACGTCCTTCTACACGAGCTGTCCCGACGGCGTCTGTCCGGCGCTTATTCTCCGCCTCCGCCGCGTCCAAGAGGTCGCCGCCGAGGAGGGGTTCGGCGACGAGGCCGCGTTCCTGCCACTCACGTTCGACCCCGAGCGAGACACGGCCGACGTCCTCCGCGAGTACGCCGATCAGCGCGGCGTCGACCTCGACGCCGGTAACTGGCACTTCCTCCGCCCCGAGAGCTACGAGGCGGGCGTGGAGCTGATGGACGAAAACTTCGGACTCAAAATCGAGAAGACGGACGGCTCGGAGTACGAGAACTTGGAGTACGCGTTCCCGCACTACGGGCTCATCCTGCTCGTCAACAAGCGGGGGATCGTGGAGCGGTCGTACCCGCGCGGCCCGGCCACCGACGTGGAACGGATCGTCGACGACTTCCGGCGGGTGGTCACGGCGTGAGGCGGCGGGACCTGGTGGCCGGACTCGCGAGCGTCGGGGTGCTCGGCGGAGCGGGCGCCGTCGCGACCGGCGGGGTCCCCGACTCGCTCGGCGGTGACGGCCCCGACGAGGTCGGCGGCGACGGCGGAAGCGGCGGCAGCGGTGACGGTGGCGACGGGGAGACCGACGACGACGGCCCGGAACCGGTCGAGCCGGTGACGCTCGACACCGTCGACGCACCCGGGAGCCGCGACGGCGAGGTGACGCTCCCGGCGCCCGACCGGCCGACGTTCGTCGACTTCTTCGGGACGTGGTGTCCCCCCTGCGCCGAGCAGATGCCCGACCTCGCCGCGGCCCACGACCGGATCGGCGACGAGGTGCTGTTCGTGTCCGTGACGACGGAGCCGGTCGGGGGCGCGGTCAGCGAGGAGACGGTGGTCGAGTGGTGGCGCGAGAACGACGGCGACTGGCTCGTCGCCGCCGACGTCTCCGCCGAACTCGCCGCGCGGCTCAACGTCGGGAGCTACCCGAGCGCGCGCGCCGTCGACGCCTCGGGGCGCGTCCGGTGGTCAACCACCGGGACCCACACCACCGAGGAGTTCGTCGCGGGCATCGAGCGGGCGCTCGACGGATGACGGGGCGATCCGATCGATGAACCGACGAGGGGGCCGATGACCGACGTTTCGCTCGCGACGAACGTCCCGTTCGCCGTGACAGCGGGGATCGCGACGTTCTTCTCGCCCTGTGCGTACCCCCTCCTCCCGGGGTACGTCGGCTTCTACGTGAACTCCGTCGACGCCGACTCCGCGTCCGTCCTGGGAGCGGGAGCCCGCGGCGTCGCGGCCGCGGTCGGCGTGCTGGCGACGTTCGCGCTGCTCGCCGGCGCCACCCTCCGGGTCGGCTACTCGACGCTGTCGAACATCACGGTGTTCGAGACGCTCGTCGGCGGGCTGCTCGTCGTCTTCGGGCTGCTCGTGGTCGCCGGGCGCGCGCCGTCGATATCGGTGCCGCTGCCGGAGCGTCGGTCGAGCGTGCTCGGGTTCGGCGTCTTCGGCGCGGGGTACGCGCTCGCCGGGGCCGGCTGCGTGGCGCCGGTGTTTCTGGGCGTCGTCGCCCGCGCGATCGCGCTCCCGTCGGAGACGGCGGCCCTCATCCTCGCCGTCTACGCCGGCACCGTCGCGGTCCTGATGGCGGCGACGACCGTCGCGACGGGCGTCGGACTTGTGAGCAACGCCAACCGGGTGATGGCCCACGCCGGACTGCTGAAGCGGGTCGCGGGCGCGGTGATGATCGCCGCGGGGATCGGCCAGCTGTACCTCTCGCTGGTCGTGTACTGAGGCCGGAGTCGGCGACGACACCGGTCGCGGCGTGCGACGGTGGCCAAAAGCGCTCTTTGTCTCTCCCGTAGATTCTTCATCCGCAAGGCGCAATCTCCGAACAGCCGAACCCGACGGTTCGGTCCCCGCATCATGAACCTCGATCAGTTCACCGCCGAGAACGCACCGACCGACAGCGCGGAACCGTTCCAGCGCGAGAACAGCTACACCTTAGACGTCGAGGTCGCCGGCACCGTCATGGCGAAGGCGGGCTCGATGGTCGCGTACACGGGCGACGTCTCGTTCACCGGGAAGGCCTCCGCGGAGGGCGGCATAACCGGCTTCCTCAAGGAGGCGGCCACCGGCGAGGGGACGCCGATCATGGCCGTCGAGGGTGACGGGCACGTCTACTTCGCGGACGACGGCAAGAAGGTACAGGTGATCGAACTCGGCGCCGGCGAGTCGATCACGGTCAACGGCGAGGACGTGCTCGCGTTCGAGGAGTCGCTCTCCTACGAGATCAGCGCCATCGACAGCCTCGCCGGCGCGCTCGCCGGCGGCTTCAGCAACGTCTACCTCGAAGGCCCGGGCTACGTCGCGCTCACCACTCACGGCGACCCGATCGTCTTGGAGCCGCCGGTGGCGACCGACCCGAGCGCGACCGTCGCGTGGGGCGGCACCTCCCCCGACGTGGAGGTCAACCGGAGCCTCTCTGACATGATCGGCCAGGAGTCGGGCGAGCGCTACCAGATGCGATTCGAGGGGGACGGCGGATTCGTCGTGGTCCAGCCGCGCGAGGAACACGTTTGAGGCGGGGCGAGAGGTCGACCCCGAGACCGCGGCCACCGCGCCGTCGGCTTACCGCGCCGCCAGCCAGTCGGCGAAGCCGCCGGTGAGGAAGTCGACGTAGTCGGTGACGCCGAGGAACAACGAGACGAGGATGACGACTGCGACCGGGAGCCGAACGACCCAGATCCACGCGACGTCGAGGCCGCCGACGTCCGCGATCCCCTTCCGAAGCTCTTCGCGGCCCAGATCCGGCACGACCCAGCCGACGAACAGCGCGAGCAGCAGCGAACCGAGGACGAGCAGGATGCCGTACGCGAGCCCGTCGTACAGGCCGAGGAAGATCGTGTCGATCGCGACCGGCACGCCGAGCAGGAACACCGCGGCGCCCACCGCGGCCGCGGCCGGCACGCGAGCGACGCCGACCTCGTCGATCAGGTAGGAGACGAGCACTTCGAGGATGCTGATCGCGGAGGAGAGCGCGGCGATCCCGACCATGCCGAAGAAGACGATTCCGAGGACTCGACCGCCGGGGATTCCTGCGAACGCGGCCGTGAGGCTCACGAAGATCGCGCCGGGACCGCCCGTCCCCGGCTCGATGCCGACCGAGAAGAGGACGGGGAAGACGACGAAGCCGACGAGGACCGCGACGAGCGTGTCGATCGTCGCGATGACCCCGGCGTCGGCCGCGAGGTTTCGGTCCTCGCCGAGGTATGAGGCGTACGTGATCATCACGCCCATTCCGAGCGAGAGGGTGAAGAACGCCTGACCGGCCGCGGCGGGCAGTATCTCGGTCCAGTTGGCCGCGATCGTTCCGAAGTCGGGCGAGAGGTAGTAGCCGTACGCCGCGGTCGCGCCGTCAAGCGTGAAGCCGTACGCGGCCAGTCCGACGAGCAGCACCAGAATGGCGGGTACCATCACCTTCACGCTGAGTTCGATACCGCGCCTGACGCCGGCGGCGATGATGCCGACGACGAGCAGCATGAAGAGGGCGTGGAACGCGACCGCGTCGAGACCGGCCGAGACCGATTGGTAGAGCGCGTTCGCCTCCGACGGGTCGGTCAGCGTGTATCCCTCCGTGATCCCGATGAGCGTGTACCGGAGGAACCAGCCCGCGACGACGCTGTAGTACGAGAGGATGACGAAGCCGGTGACGACGAACAGCCACCCGGCGTACGACCAGACGCCGCTCCCCAACTCCCGCAACGCGCCGACGGGGTTCCGGTCGGTCCGGCGCCCGATGACGAACTCCACGAGGATCGCCGGGAACCCGATCAGCGCGACGAACGCTAGGTATGTGATCAGAAAAGACGATCCGCCGTACTGGCCGGTGATGAAGGGGAACCGCCAGATGTTCCCCAATCCGACCGCGCTACCGACCGCGGCGAGGATGAACCCCGCCCGCGTCGCCCACGTCTCGCGTGCCATTGGTGTCGGAGAGAGATCCCTAACCCGGTAAAAACGTGTCTCTCCGCCGCTCTCACCAGTAATCATCGAACGTGATCAATTAGGCACCGGGGCGGCAGAGGCGGGATTCGGCGCCCCGAGCCGAAGCGACGCCCGGTTCGGCCCGCGTCGGGACCGTGAATTTAATACCCGGACGGCGACCTCACGGGATATGGAACGCGTAGACGTCGCGATCGTGGGCGGCGGGCCGGCCGGGTCGTCCGCGGCGCACGCGGCCGCGACCGGCGGAGCGGATGCCGTGGTCCTCGAAAAGGGCGTCCCCCGGGCCGACCGCGACGGCCCCGGTCCCGACTCGACCGACGCGGCCGGGATCTTGGACTACTGGGTGGACATCATGGGGATCCACCCCGACGAGTTCGACGACGGGGTCGTTCAACGCGAACTGAACCGCGCCGAGTTCCGCGGCCCGGAGGAGTCGGCCACGCTCACCGCGACCGGGATCGACTCCTCGTACGACAAGTTCGGGTACACCTTCCAGCGCGCGCGCTTTGACGACTGGCTCCGCGAGCGCGCCGAGGACGCCGGCGCCGAGTTCCGCGTCGGGGCCTCGGTCCGCGGGGTCGACACCGACCTCTCGGTCGCGGCCGGCGACGACGACCCGCGTCACACGCTCGAACTCGCTGACGGCGGCGCCGTCGGCGCCGACTTCGTCGTGCTCGCGGACGGGCCGCAGCGGACGGTGACGAACCGCGTCTTGGACGAGTACCTGCCCGCCGACGCGGCCGCGTCCGATCGGCTGGCCTCCCGCACCGCGAACCACATCGCCTACCAGGAGTACCGGCGGGTCCCCGAGGACGTGTTCGAGGAGGTGAACGACGCCCTCGTCTTCTGGTGGGGCGTGATGCCCGGCGAGACCGCCTACCCGTGGATATTCCCGAACGCGGACCGCGTCTGTCGGGTGGGGCTGACGATGCCGATCGGTCTCGACATCGACGAGGTCGACGCCGGCGAGTACGCGCTGCTCCGCGAGGACGACGAGTCGATCCCGCAGGGTGGCGAGTACATCCGGCGGCTCCTAAAGTGGCAGTACGGCGACGAGTACGACGTCGAGGAGGACTTTCCGCTCGTCGAGGACGCCGGGAAGCGGAACGGAACTGAGACGTATCCGATCTCGTCGACCCGGCCGATCGACTCGCCCGTGGAGGCCGGCATCGCGGTCGCGGGCGGCGCGATGGGCACCACGTCGTCGTTCCACGAGGGCGGCGACCACGTCGCGGTCCGAACCGGCGCCATCGCCGGCGAACTCGCCGCCGAGGGCGACCTGGCGGCGTACAACCGGCGCTGGAAGGAGGCGATAGGCGACGAGGTCGTCCGCAACGTGACGATGGCGGACATGGTCGCGGAGTACGAGCCGGCCGACTGGGACCGCGTCATCGGGGCGGCCGACGCGATGCTCGCCGCCGAGACCGGCGACGACCTCCTCTCGCAGCCGTACCGCTCCGGCTGGGAGTCGCTGAAGCTACTGCTCGGCTACAAGTGGAACAAGCGGCGGGTGAAGCGGGACTACGTCGGCATCGACGAGAGCGAGTACCGGTACTGACGCGGTGTTCTGGCCGGCTTCGGCTCGGGAGTGGCGAACTCGCCCCGTTACCGGATCACCGGCGCCGACAGCTCCACCGGCTCCGCGTCGATCCCCGCGACGTCGACCGGCTCGGCCTCGTGGGTCGGCCATCGCCCCGTCTTCGTGAGGCGCTCGGTCAGGTCCGACGCGACGAGGTGCGTGTCCTCGCTTTTGGTTCCCCGCACCGTCGGGTTCCACGCGTAGCCCATCGGCCGCCGAACCGGCTCGTCGCCGTCCGGGGTCGCGATCCACTCCCGGCCGGCGAATCCGGCGGCGCCGCCCTGGTGGTGCTGCTCCCACTCGTCGGGGAAGCCGACCGCGTCGTACGCCGCCTGAACGGCCTCGAAGACGTCGCCGGCGGTATCGGGGGCGTCGCGGTCGTCGCCGCCGCTCCCTCCCGCGAGGGCTCCGGCCGCGGCGGCCTCGGTGGCCCGGAGCGCGGTCGCCTCGACGCGCGCCGCGGCGCGGTGGCGCTCCTCGAACCAGTCGGGCGCGTCGAAGGCGACGGTCCGGGTCAGCGAGGCGTACAGCCCCGCGCGCTCGGCGGTGACCGACACGAGCGCGTAGTCGCCGAGGCTCGCGTCGGTCGGCGTAAAGTGGCGGTACGTCCCCGCCCGCTCCGCGCCCCCGACGAGCACGACCGGCGTGTCCACGTCGCGGGAGGCCAGCGAGATGTCGATGCCGGCCGCGACCTCGTACTCGGGGTCCTCGGGTTCGAGGTTGCGGCAGACGGTCTCGACCGCGGCGGCGGCCTCGCGGCCCAGCTCCCGGTACCGCTCGACGTCGTCGTCGGTGAGCGGCTGCCGGAGCCGGCTCCCGTCGACGGTCTCGAACCCGGGCACGTCGAAGTCGGCGGCCGCAGGGGCGGGCGACCGATCCGCGACCGCCCCGGCGAGGGAGTCTGCGTACCACGGGAACGACTCGACCGCGAACGCGTCCGGAAGCTCCTCGGCCGCGAGCCGGTCCGCCTCGATGTCGTCGGTGATCACGCGGAGGCCGCCGCCGTCGTAGCCGGCGGCGGCGACGCCCGTCGTCGCGTCGCCGTCGACGACGTTATCGCCGCCGGTGAGCCACGCGAAGCCGTTGGGGCGCGCGAACCAGACCGCCTCGAGGCCGCGCTCGTCGAGGTACGCGTCGAGCCTGTCGGTGCGGGCGGCAATGTCGACCATACGGGGGGACTCTCGTCGAACGGGTAAAACCGGTCGAAAAACGCCGACGCGCGGACGCCGGCGGCGGCGGGCGCTTGGCCGGTGCCCCGACGGGATCCGAGGTCGTCACGGCGCCGTCTTCCGATCGGCTCGTCCGACCCCGCCGACCCGAAACCCGAAACGAAAGGTTCAATTACGTTCCACGGAAACGACGAGATGCGTCAGTAAGCCCCTTCGGGTTGGTAGTCTAGTCCGGTTATGACACCTCCTTGACATGGAGGAGGCCGGCGGTTCAAATCCGCCCCAACCCATTTTTGTTGACACCACAACCGTGAGCGACAGCGAGCGGTCCGTGTCGACAAAGTGGTGTCGCGGATTCGAACCCAGAGGACGAGCGGAGCGAAGTCCTCGCGGTTCAAATCCGCCCCAACCCATTTTTCTTGACACCACAACCGTGAGAGATAGCGAGCGGTCCGTGTCGACAAAGTGGTGTCGCGGATTCGAACCCAGAGGACGAGCGGAGCGAAGTCCTCGCGGTTCAAATCCGCCCCAACCCGTTTCTGATTCCTCGCAGCGACGAGCGACGCGA
The sequence above is a segment of the Halorubrum sp. 2020YC2 genome. Coding sequences within it:
- a CDS encoding CBS domain-containing protein encodes the protein MNISDIAVSEYVEVDVDERLAKVRSIFERENPKGIVVVEDGEYAGVVGEKQLMRSRMEDDTKVSAVMKPAPSVDRHEDVRETARLLVEGDVKIAPVYEGEKLYGIVTVDQILHAVLDSLDAITVGQIATEDVIGIGETESVGRAINRLRENGVSRLPVLDEDGDLVGVVTTNDIVEFVVRDHERQGSGDRAGDIDRMLDIPVYDIMSNPVVTATSEETAQAVVERMFDNEVSGLVVTPKGADTVAGIVTKTDVLRALTFTEQDSMDVQITNVDLLDTTSREHIVESIEQVADKYADMHVIHAHVRLHAHKEKLRGTPLIQCQIRLRTNEGQVGGSGEGYGAEHAFHVALDKLERNVLEIKGVNADEEYRGQLLRKLGQL
- the radB gene encoding DNA repair and recombination protein RadB, with translation MTDPIPTGCRPVDELLGGGFERGVVTQVYGPPAAGKTNLALAAAVEVAAGGDRALYIDTEGLSIDRFEQMAEGRLDRSDGDEALEALASRLVISEAYDFDDQREAVRDAEELAEEVELIVLDSATGFYRLERAGDTEGGESLRKVAKQVTHLLSLARRHDIAVVITNQVFTDPDGDRDRALGGNTLSHWTGAIVRVDRFRGGNRRATLEKHRSKPAGDTATFRIVADGLAEGADG
- a CDS encoding cold shock domain-containing protein: MANGKVDFFNDTGGYGFISTDDGDLDDDEDVFFHMEDVGGPDLEEGQEVEFDIESSPKGPRATNLVRN
- a CDS encoding SCO family protein; this translates as MDRRHFLRSLAATGAAAGATATAGCAGVLGDSGGADDSPDSGGADDSPDSGGAGANETILGPPEQTRGDPVHPIRGDEMPEFSVPDPISGEEISTAEFEGERAFLWTSFYTSCPDGVCPALILRLRRVQEVAAEEGFGDEAAFLPLTFDPERDTADVLREYADQRGVDLDAGNWHFLRPESYEAGVELMDENFGLKIEKTDGSEYENLEYAFPHYGLILLVNKRGIVERSYPRGPATDVERIVDDFRRVVTA
- a CDS encoding TlpA disulfide reductase family protein, coding for MRRRDLVAGLASVGVLGGAGAVATGGVPDSLGGDGPDEVGGDGGSGGSGDGGDGETDDDGPEPVEPVTLDTVDAPGSRDGEVTLPAPDRPTFVDFFGTWCPPCAEQMPDLAAAHDRIGDEVLFVSVTTEPVGGAVSEETVVEWWRENDGDWLVAADVSAELAARLNVGSYPSARAVDASGRVRWSTTGTHTTEEFVAGIERALDG
- a CDS encoding cytochrome c biogenesis protein CcdA, with the protein product MTDVSLATNVPFAVTAGIATFFSPCAYPLLPGYVGFYVNSVDADSASVLGAGARGVAAAVGVLATFALLAGATLRVGYSTLSNITVFETLVGGLLVVFGLLVVAGRAPSISVPLPERRSSVLGFGVFGAGYALAGAGCVAPVFLGVVARAIALPSETAALILAVYAGTVAVLMAATTVATGVGLVSNANRVMAHAGLLKRVAGAVMIAAGIGQLYLSLVVY
- a CDS encoding AIM24 family protein; protein product: MNLDQFTAENAPTDSAEPFQRENSYTLDVEVAGTVMAKAGSMVAYTGDVSFTGKASAEGGITGFLKEAATGEGTPIMAVEGDGHVYFADDGKKVQVIELGAGESITVNGEDVLAFEESLSYEISAIDSLAGALAGGFSNVYLEGPGYVALTTHGDPIVLEPPVATDPSATVAWGGTSPDVEVNRSLSDMIGQESGERYQMRFEGDGGFVVVQPREEHV
- a CDS encoding sodium-dependent transporter, which gives rise to MARETWATRAGFILAAVGSAVGLGNIWRFPFITGQYGGSSFLITYLAFVALIGFPAILVEFVIGRRTDRNPVGALRELGSGVWSYAGWLFVVTGFVILSYYSVVAGWFLRYTLIGITEGYTLTDPSEANALYQSVSAGLDAVAFHALFMLLVVGIIAAGVRRGIELSVKVMVPAILVLLVGLAAYGFTLDGATAAYGYYLSPDFGTIAANWTEILPAAAGQAFFTLSLGMGVMITYASYLGEDRNLAADAGVIATIDTLVAVLVGFVVFPVLFSVGIEPGTGGPGAIFVSLTAAFAGIPGGRVLGIVFFGMVGIAALSSAISILEVLVSYLIDEVGVARVPAAAAVGAAVFLLGVPVAIDTIFLGLYDGLAYGILLVLGSLLLALFVGWVVPDLGREELRKGIADVGGLDVAWIWVVRLPVAVVILVSLFLGVTDYVDFLTGGFADWLAAR
- a CDS encoding NAD(P)/FAD-dependent oxidoreductase; the encoded protein is MERVDVAIVGGGPAGSSAAHAAATGGADAVVLEKGVPRADRDGPGPDSTDAAGILDYWVDIMGIHPDEFDDGVVQRELNRAEFRGPEESATLTATGIDSSYDKFGYTFQRARFDDWLRERAEDAGAEFRVGASVRGVDTDLSVAAGDDDPRHTLELADGGAVGADFVVLADGPQRTVTNRVLDEYLPADAAASDRLASRTANHIAYQEYRRVPEDVFEEVNDALVFWWGVMPGETAYPWIFPNADRVCRVGLTMPIGLDIDEVDAGEYALLREDDESIPQGGEYIRRLLKWQYGDEYDVEEDFPLVEDAGKRNGTETYPISSTRPIDSPVEAGIAVAGGAMGTTSSFHEGGDHVAVRTGAIAGELAAEGDLAAYNRRWKEAIGDEVVRNVTMADMVAEYEPADWDRVIGAADAMLAAETGDDLLSQPYRSGWESLKLLLGYKWNKRRVKRDYVGIDESEYRY
- a CDS encoding M24 family metallopeptidase; amino-acid sequence: MVDIAARTDRLDAYLDERGLEAVWFARPNGFAWLTGGDNVVDGDATTGVAAAGYDGGGLRVITDDIEADRLAAEELPDAFAVESFPWYADSLAGAVADRSPAPAAADFDVPGFETVDGSRLRQPLTDDDVERYRELGREAAAAVETVCRNLEPEDPEYEVAAGIDISLASRDVDTPVVLVGGAERAGTYRHFTPTDASLGDYALVSVTAERAGLYASLTRTVAFDAPDWFEERHRAAARVEATALRATEAAAAGALAGGSGGDDRDAPDTAGDVFEAVQAAYDAVGFPDEWEQHHQGGAAGFAGREWIATPDGDEPVRRPMGYAWNPTVRGTKSEDTHLVASDLTERLTKTGRWPTHEAEPVDVAGIDAEPVELSAPVIR